The Mangrovimonas cancribranchiae nucleotide sequence ACCAGAAGCGACTTCGGTAAAATGGACGGCTTATAAAACAACAAAAAAAACACCGGTTGGAGGCGAATTTACCGTTTTAAAATTTGACGAAAAATCGGGTAGTTCTCCAGAAGAAGCCTTAAACAATTTAACGTTTTCTATTCCTGTAAGTAGTTTATTTACAAATGATGATGTACGTGATGGCAAGTTAAAGGAATCGTTTTTTGGTGCCATGTTAGACACCGAACTTATAAGCGGTACTATTACATCTAGTAATGGTAGTTATGCTGCCTCTATTACCATGAATGGGGTTACAGAAAATCTTCCTTTAGATATTAGTATTACAGATGAAAGACGTGTTACACTTACAGGAACTATGGATTTAAAAACTTGGAATGCTCTTGATGCTTTGGAAAGTTTAAACAAAGTTTGTTTTGATTTACATAAAGGA carries:
- a CDS encoding YceI family protein; the protein is MKKISYLLVVLTLSLLSCKGDKKEAKAEETTEVVSTEKFVVKPEATSVKWTAYKTTKKTPVGGEFTVLKFDEKSGSSPEEALNNLTFSIPVSSLFTNDDVRDGKLKESFFGAMLDTELISGTITSSNGSYAASITMNGVTENLPLDISITDERRVTLTGTMDLKTWNALDALESLNKVCFDLHKGPDGVSKTWEDVAIEVSTYLRKN